A single Garra rufa chromosome 9, GarRuf1.0, whole genome shotgun sequence DNA region contains:
- the LOC141343250 gene encoding zymogen granule membrane protein 16-like: MAMPLPDYYSYSMALGDGSGTEYSTAYDGRITGIRVWEHSNAYIRGIQLRYDGNWTTPVCTSYGSPLEMTLRENESIIQVSGKYSSGYIYEIMFVTSRGRFLKVGQAYGNSFNTYPTHDGSELRFLSGRQNGNGITSIGAHWAVYYTSDNSGQA; the protein is encoded by the exons ATGGCGATGC CTTTACCTGATTACTACTCTTACTCCATGGCTCTTGGGGACGGCAGTGGGACTGAATATTCCACTGCATATGATGGTCGCATCACTGGTATCAGAGTCTGGGAACACAGTAACGCGTACATTCGTGG AATTCAGCTGCGTTATGATGGTAACTGGACAACACCAGTTTGTACAAGCTATGGCAGTCCACTGGAGATGACACTTCGTGAAAATGAATCCATAATTCAGGTCTCTGGAAAATATTCCAGTGGCTACATCTATGAGATTATGTTTGTCACTAGTCGAGGCCGCTTTTTAAAAGTAGGACAGGCCTATGGAAACTCCTTTAACACGTACCCGACCCATGATGGAAGTGAGCTACGTTTTCTCAGTGGTCGACAGAATGGAAATGGCATCACCTCTATTGGGGCTCACTGGGCTGTCTACTACACCAGTGACAACAGTGGTCAAGCTTAA
- the LOC141343251 gene encoding zymogen granule membrane protein 16-like, whose product MAMPFPDAVGLNIPLHMMVTSLVSESGNTVTRTFVVCTVGMAMSLPNYYSYSMAVGDGSGTEYSTAYDGRITGIRVWEHSNVYIRGIQLRYDGNWTTPVCTSNGSPLEMTLRDNETIIQVSGKYSSGYIYEFTFVTSRGRFLKVGQPSGTSFNFYPTHDRSELRFLSGRQNGNGITSIGAHWAVY is encoded by the exons ATGGCCATGC CTTTTCCTGATGCAGTGGGACTGAATATTCCACTGCATATGATGGTCACATCACTGGTATCAGAGTCTGGGAACACAGTAACGCGTACATTCGTGG TTTGTACAGTGGGCATGGCCATGT CTTTACCTAATTACTACTCTTACTCCATGGCTGTTGGGGACGGCAGTGGGACTGAATATTCCACTGCATATGATGGTCGCATAACTGGTATCAGAGTCTGGGAACACAGTAACGTGTACATTCGTGG AATTCAGCTGCGTTATGATGGTAACTGGACAACACCAGTTTGTACAAGCAATGGCAGTCCACTGGAGATGACACTTCGTGACAATGAAACCATCATTCAAGTCTCTGGAAAATATTCCAGTGGCTACATCTATGAGTTTACATTTGTCACAAGTCGAGGCCGTTTTTTGAAAGTGGGGCAGCCTTCTGGAACCTCATTTAACTTCTACCCGACCCATGATAGAAGTGAGCTACGTTTTCTCAGTGGTCGACAGAATGGAAATGGAATCACCTCCATTGGGGCTCACTGGGCTGTCTACTAA